In the genome of Candidatus Binatus sp., one region contains:
- the mreD gene encoding rod shape-determining protein MreD — protein sequence MRLILLFAVFALLGLALETANFHLISFRPLLPNLIVILAVDLGFRHHSITAALTAFSIGYATDAFAGSHPGLNAFMITLIYVVCYEISSRLLVTNAFVGATVVFFGVILTALGAIAISAGIEAVGQSGGIMPTLMLQAGISAILAPFMFSILARCKRAIGLSVAPARE from the coding sequence TTGCGGCTAATCCTGCTGTTCGCGGTATTCGCACTGCTGGGATTGGCGCTGGAGACCGCGAATTTTCATCTCATCTCGTTTCGGCCACTGCTGCCCAATCTCATCGTGATTCTCGCGGTGGACCTCGGCTTTCGGCATCACAGTATCACCGCGGCGCTGACGGCATTTTCGATCGGCTACGCGACCGACGCGTTCGCCGGCTCGCATCCGGGCCTGAACGCATTTATGATCACGCTGATATACGTGGTGTGCTACGAAATCTCGAGCCGCTTGCTGGTGACCAACGCGTTCGTCGGCGCGACGGTGGTGTTCTTCGGCGTGATCCTGACCGCGCTCGGCGCGATCGCGATTAGCGCTGGTATCGAGGCGGTCGGGCAAAGCGGCGGTATCATGCCGACGCTGATGCTCCAGGCGGGAATCTCGGCGATACTCGCGCCGTTCATGTTTTCAATTCTGGCCCGATGCAAACGCGCGATAGGATTGTCTGTCGCGCCCGCGCGTGAATAG
- the mreC gene encoding rod shape-determining protein MreC, with the protein MRGSFLWRNRVLLTAGMLLLLSAHLISTGVHPGDLASRPQSIFLEMLRPIDGALARISGGAQSIVNSYLELVHVREDNQRLRAELAKVTNDRARLAELEVENQHLGELVELRDVLGLKGVAANVIGSDAIGLSHTLILSSGTSDGLHAGMAVLSNQGVVGKIIATSPHASRVLLIDDHNSALDGFDQRSRTRGIVAGLVDDGLILKYVDRSQDLRAGDTIVTSGLDGIFPRGLLVGTVKSVHREGPGLFLSIGITPGVDFRSLEQVLVVTQQPPHLEEKTKG; encoded by the coding sequence GTGAGAGGCAGCTTTCTCTGGCGCAACCGTGTGCTGCTGACGGCCGGGATGCTCCTGCTGTTATCGGCCCATCTCATTTCGACCGGAGTGCATCCGGGCGACTTGGCATCGCGTCCGCAATCGATTTTTCTCGAGATGCTGCGGCCGATCGACGGCGCGCTGGCGCGCATCTCCGGCGGCGCCCAATCAATCGTAAACAGCTATCTCGAGCTGGTTCACGTGCGCGAAGACAATCAGCGCCTGCGCGCGGAGCTGGCGAAAGTGACGAACGATCGCGCGCGGCTGGCTGAGCTCGAAGTCGAGAATCAGCATCTCGGCGAGTTGGTCGAACTGCGCGACGTGCTGGGGCTCAAAGGCGTCGCCGCCAACGTGATCGGCAGCGATGCGATCGGACTGTCGCACACATTGATTCTGAGTTCCGGCACGAGCGACGGCCTGCACGCCGGGATGGCGGTACTGTCGAACCAGGGCGTCGTCGGCAAGATAATCGCGACCAGTCCCCACGCTTCGCGCGTGCTGTTGATCGACGATCACAACTCCGCCCTCGACGGCTTCGATCAACGCTCGCGCACGCGCGGAATCGTCGCCGGACTGGTCGATGACGGCCTGATTCTGAAGTACGTCGATCGCTCGCAGGATCTGCGCGCCGGCGATACGATCGTCACCTCGGGACTCGACGGGATTTTTCCGCGCGGGCTGCTCGTCGGCACCGTCAAAAGCGTGCATCGCGAAGGTCCCGGATTGTTCCTCAGTATCGGGATTACGCCCGGGGTTGATTTTCGGAGTCTTGAACAGGTGCTGGTGGTGACGCAGCAGCCGCCGCATCTCGAAGAAAAAACCAAGGGCTGA
- the mrdA gene encoding penicillin-binding protein 2, with protein sequence MAKFHSSRNNQPVPKLDPRIAALTALMLAVFGFVGIRLYYLQVLHHADAIELADRNRIRIRRVPAPRGLVFDRNHRPLVDTKPSFDAMFVPEDSDNLSETIEKLAKYTGTDYAAERIAAAEEEGRPPYEPVKVAERLDWPQVVALEAHQLELPGVSLEITPGRHYLYGQMAAHLLGYVGEVTKNDLIQKASYHMGDEIGKFGLERVWEGFLRGDAGGQEIEVDAVGRRLRVLKEIPDKPGESVVLTIDLNLQQAAEQAMAGKNGAFVAIDPNNGDVLAMVSHPAFDPDVFSGSIKASAWHELITDPNHPLQNRVTQGIYPPGSTFKIVDALAGLEEATLTPGTAYHCPGGLWFGGRIYHCWRHQGHGTVALHDAIVRSCDVYFYNVGQKLGVDRIAKWANQLGLGIKSGIELDNVKPGMIPSAAWKQKRYHERWYPAETLSVAIGQGYVATTPLQMAQVAAQVANGGTRYRPQFVKFVEGLDGGIAKAYPPIIENQIKIEPEALEVLKSAMADVVNGPGGTAHKAHLDDVTVCGKTGTAQVVGGNAPVGESEGGDDKTPDKYKDHAWFIAFAPKEHAQIAVACIIEHGGHGGSVSAPIVHDVMQRFFQLYPPKPQPEIARVLEQSAPPE encoded by the coding sequence GTGGCGAAGTTCCACAGCTCAAGAAATAATCAACCGGTTCCCAAGCTGGACCCGCGAATCGCGGCGCTCACGGCGCTGATGCTCGCGGTGTTCGGCTTCGTCGGCATCCGGCTCTACTATCTGCAGGTGCTGCATCATGCCGATGCGATCGAACTAGCCGATCGCAACCGCATCCGCATCCGCCGGGTGCCTGCGCCGCGCGGCCTGGTCTTCGATCGCAATCATCGGCCGCTGGTCGATACCAAGCCATCGTTCGACGCGATGTTCGTGCCGGAGGATTCGGACAATCTCTCCGAGACGATCGAGAAGCTCGCCAAATATACCGGCACTGACTACGCCGCCGAGCGAATCGCCGCGGCAGAAGAGGAAGGCCGCCCGCCATACGAACCGGTCAAGGTCGCGGAACGACTCGATTGGCCGCAAGTCGTCGCGCTCGAGGCGCATCAGCTTGAACTGCCGGGCGTGAGCCTCGAAATAACTCCGGGCCGCCACTATCTGTACGGCCAGATGGCGGCGCATCTGCTGGGCTACGTCGGCGAAGTCACCAAAAACGACCTGATTCAAAAAGCCAGCTATCATATGGGCGACGAGATCGGAAAATTTGGTCTCGAACGCGTCTGGGAGGGCTTTCTGCGCGGCGACGCGGGTGGCCAGGAAATCGAGGTCGATGCGGTCGGGCGGCGCCTTCGCGTGCTCAAGGAAATTCCCGACAAGCCCGGCGAAAGCGTCGTGCTCACGATCGATCTGAACTTGCAGCAGGCGGCCGAGCAGGCGATGGCGGGCAAGAATGGCGCGTTCGTCGCGATCGATCCCAACAACGGCGACGTGCTCGCGATGGTATCGCATCCGGCATTCGACCCCGACGTCTTCAGCGGCAGTATCAAGGCGTCGGCGTGGCACGAATTGATCACCGACCCGAATCATCCGCTGCAAAATCGTGTGACGCAGGGAATTTATCCGCCCGGTTCGACCTTCAAGATCGTCGATGCGCTCGCGGGACTCGAAGAGGCCACGCTTACACCCGGCACCGCATATCATTGCCCGGGCGGACTCTGGTTCGGCGGGCGCATTTATCACTGCTGGCGGCATCAGGGACACGGCACGGTGGCGCTGCACGACGCGATCGTGCGCTCATGCGACGTCTATTTTTACAATGTCGGTCAAAAGCTCGGCGTCGATCGAATCGCGAAATGGGCCAATCAGCTCGGCCTCGGCATCAAAAGCGGCATCGAACTGGATAACGTGAAGCCGGGCATGATTCCGTCGGCGGCGTGGAAGCAGAAGCGCTATCACGAGCGCTGGTATCCGGCGGAGACGCTGTCCGTCGCGATCGGCCAGGGTTACGTCGCGACGACTCCGCTGCAGATGGCGCAAGTAGCCGCGCAGGTGGCGAACGGGGGCACCCGCTATCGGCCTCAGTTCGTGAAGTTTGTCGAGGGACTCGATGGCGGGATCGCGAAGGCGTATCCGCCGATCATCGAGAATCAAATAAAGATCGAGCCTGAAGCGCTCGAAGTGCTCAAAAGCGCGATGGCGGACGTCGTCAACGGGCCGGGCGGAACCGCGCACAAAGCCCATCTCGACGACGTGACCGTATGCGGCAAAACCGGCACGGCGCAGGTCGTCGGCGGCAACGCCCCGGTCGGCGAGAGCGAAGGCGGCGACGACAAGACGCCCGATAAATACAAGGATCACGCATGGTTCATCGCGTTCGCGCCGAAGGAACACGCGCAGATTGCGGTGGCGTGCATAATCGAGCACGGCGGTCACGGCGGCAGTGTCTCCGCGCCGATCGTGCACGACGTGATGCAGCGTTTCTTCCAGCTTTATCCACCGAAACCGCAGCCGGAAATCGCGCGCGTGCTCGAACAGAGCGCGCCGCCCGAGTGA